A genomic window from Enoplosus armatus isolate fEnoArm2 chromosome 18, fEnoArm2.hap1, whole genome shotgun sequence includes:
- the LOC139301034 gene encoding PH and SEC7 domain-containing protein 4, which translates to MLMEEENVCSSPPDITDSVLQQSQQELWTSIDHQYINGEQQAIMWGETEVQIDQAHGTNQLSLSEEAEQWEQIIWPVTCSSAQLSFATVQWDMPDPSAGMPSLTTGSSLANELDSDGVTSLATTSPSLHQPQVVTAELFAQEVREEEDGFDSRLLRSNLEWTGSSCQPCDAADVPEPMTQEKEDSTHELLDSNNEIPLRTDSDEEGGHSTSDSVETVDLIDTLEDIEGSEDEAYSFVDLNPEEEQEEPGVLLTGLGESEEANGVETEEENEEGGEVEEEQSVTNESCTEEGEEAKTVSCLSNVEVPAEPLQTEDTGPTIKPDKLIDLQQSELLEERRRPGTEEDVEILERLHEDPTGQTEEPEMCEDVDQNLDPEQSETANDSEDLSIQAADNTERVEDAQEILELTEKLEASCLEHQDCDQTTSQDIEPELSESEQLETTGEEPEQIQAEEQQSEDQLGQSQHLESTRPENADLPEESTQSEQTVCVEAGDPRVAEQQQQMEPPEQNEQPQQTVDSSPPTLSEQLERPEKTDESEITEQLSAETEVTQQTAEVTKLNQVDKQAETHRAEEVGGCEDGHVQTVVAKPPETTALHMNGGDVEVREMARSLAERLYKLDGIQRVDVVKHLDKDNDFSRAVGEEYLKLFDFTGQTLDHALRSFLKVVLLIGETQERERVLQHFAHRFHQCNPDSFSSSEAVLALTCALMLLNTDLHGQNVGKSMSSSKFVSNLDGMNEGENFSKDLLKSLYNSIKSEPLEWAVDEEELKSSVLVDEDAADDAPLRSKANPFQDVPHDKTASVVKEGFLQRKLHADIDGKRTPWGKRGWKTFYGVLKGMVLYLQKNDYRREQPTNEEVVSVHHSLAEQAADYTKKPHVFRLQTADWRVFLFQASSKVEMNSWISRINLVAALHSSPPFPAAVGSQRRFFRPILPASQSAHTLERQLQSHAGMLESFKADLLYLQQNPPEGKKAKAKELEEHRVRAEYLQHEMCRYEIYIRMMEAWRSAKKTDEGALTTADLNLFDKAVCEDSVGEQEEEEGGLKKCYSSPSLELEMAPPTVIKVRRNISERRTYRRTIIPRWVKEA; encoded by the exons ATGCTAATGGAGGAGGAAAACGTGTGCTCCTCTCCGCCAGATATTACAGATTCAGTCCTTCAGCAGTCCCAACAAGAGTTATGGACCTCTATAGACCACCAGTACATCAACGGAGAACAGCAGGCCATTATGTGGGGCGAGACAGAGGTGCAGATAGACCAGGCACACGGGACAAACCAACTCAGCCTCTCTGAGGAGGCAGAACAGTGGGAGCAAATAATATGGCCGGTGACCTGTTCCAGTGCCCAGCTGTCCTTCGCCACAGTGCAGTGGGACATGCCCGATCCCTCTGCAGGGATGCCTTCACTCACGACTGGCAGCAGCTTGGCTAATGAGCTGGACTCTGACGGCGTGACGAGTCTAGCCACCACTTCCCCGTCACTTCACCAACCTCAAGTCGTTACTGCTGAGCTTTTCGCACAGGAGgttagagaggaagaagatgggTTTGATTCCCGGCTTTTGAGATCAAATCTAGAGTGGACAGGAAGCAGCTGTCAG CCATGTGATGCTGCAGATGTGCCAGAGCCGATGACACAGGAAAAGGAAGATTCAACACATGAGCTGTTAGACAGTAATAACG AAATCCCACTGAGGACAGACTCAGACGAAGAGGGGGGACACTCAACCTCAGATTCAGTTGAAACTGTGGACTTAATCGACACTCTTGAGGATATTGAAGGCTCAGAAGATGAGGCGTACAGTTTTGTAGATTTAAACCCAgaagaggaacaggaggagccCGGCGTTCTGCTGACTGGACTGGGAGAATCAGAGGAAGCGAACGGTGTTGAGACTGAAGAAGAGAACGAGGAAGGAGGCGAGGTAGAAGAGGAGCAGAGTGTGACAAATGAGTCCTGTACTGAAGAAGGCGAAGAGGCAAAAACTGTCAGTTGTCTGAGCAATGT GGAGGTTCCTGCTGAGCCACTACAAACTGAAGATACTGGACCAACCATAAAACCAGATAAGCTGATTGATCTGCAACAGTCAGAGCTTTTGGAGGAAAGGCGCCGCCCGGGGACTGAAGAAGACGTAGAGATACTAGAACGGTTACATGAAGATCCAACAGGACAGACTGAAGAGCCAGAAATGTGTGAAGATGTAGATCAGAACTTGGACCCTGAACAGTCAGAGACTGCGAATGACAGCGAAGACCTGTCGATCCAGGCGGCAGATAACACAGAGAGGGTAGAAGACGCACAAGAGATACTGGAGCTGACTGAAAAACTGGAGGCAAGTTGTTTAGAACACCAAGATTGTGATCAAACGACTTCACAGGACATAGAGCCTGAACTCTCGGAGTCAGAGCAGCTTGAGACGACTGGAGAAGAGCCGGAGCAGATCCAAGCAGAGGAGCAACAATCTGAAGACCAGTTAGGACAGTCGCAACATCTGGAGTCAACCCGACCCGAAAACGCAGACCTGCCAGAGGAGTCCACTCAGTCAGAGCAGACAGTTTGTGTTGAAGCTGGAGACCCTCGAGTGgcagagcagcaacaacagaTGGAGCCACCAGAGCAGAATGAGCAGCCGCAGCAAACGGTTGACTCGTCTCCGCCGACGCTCTCTGAGCAGCTCGAGCGACCAGAGAAGACAGATGAGTCCGAAATAACAGAGCAGCTGTCTGCTGAGACTGAagtcacacagcagacagccGAGGTTACCAAGTTAAACCAGGTGGACAAACAGGCCGAGACACATCGGGCTGAGGAGGTAGGAGGCTGTGAGGATGGACATGTCCAAACAGTTGTCGCCAAACCCCCTGAGACAACAGCGCTTCATATGAACGGAGGTGACGTGGAGGTGAGAGAGATGGCCCGCTCCCTCGCTGAGCGGCTGTATAAGTTGGATGGGATCCAACGTGTGGACGTGGTGAAGCACTTAGACAAAGA tAATGACTTCAGTCGGGCTGTCGGGGAGGAATATCTGAAATTGTTTGACTTCACCGGGCAAACTCTCGATCATGCCCTCAG aTCTTTCCTAAAAGTGGTGTTGCTGATAGGAGAGACCCAGGAGAGGGAGCGCGTGCTGCAGCATTTCGCCCACCGCTTTCATCAGTGCAACCCCgactccttctcctcttcag AGGCTGTGTTGGCTCTTACATGTGCTTTGATGCTTCTCAACACTGACTTGCATGGACAG AATGTAGGAAAATCCATGTCCTCCTCTAAGTTTGTGTCCAACCTGGATGGGATGAACGAAGGAGAAAACTTCAGCAAGGATCTCTTGAAA AGTCTTTACAATTCCATAAAGAGTGAACCGCTGGAGTGGGCCGT tgatgaggaggagttgAAGAGCTCCGTGTTGGTGGACGAAGATGCAGCGGACGACGCGCCGCTGCGTTCAAAAGCCAACCCCTTCCAGGACGTTCCTCATGACAAAACGGCCTCTGTGGTCAAAGAGGGGTTCCTCCAGAGAAAGCTCCACGCTGACATCGACGGCAAACGCA CTCCGTGGGGGAAGAGAGGCTGGAAGACTTTCTATGGAGTGCTGAAGGGGATGGTCCTTTACTTACAAAAG aatgACTACAGGAGGGAACAGCCGACTAACGAGGAGGTGGTGAGTGTGCATCACTCTCTGGCCGAGCAGGCAGCCGACTACACCAAGAAGCCTCACGTCTTCCGTCTGCAGACGGCCGACTGGAGGGTTTTCCTCTTTCAGGCCTC ATCCAAAGTGGAGATGAATTCATGGATCAGCCGCATCAACCTTGTTGCGGCTCTTCACTCCTCGCCTCCGTTCCCCGCCGCTGTCGGCTCTCAGAGGAGGTTCTTCAGGCCGATCCTCCCCGCCTCGCAGTCTGCCCACACTCTG GAACGTCAGCTGCAGTCTCATGCAGGAATGCTGGAGTCCTTCAAGGCGGACCTGCTGTACCTGCAGCAAAACCCACCAGAGGGCAAGAAAGCCAAAgccaaggagctggaggagcatcGCGTCAGAGCAGAGTACCTGCAGCATGAG ATGTGTCGCTATGAGATCTACATCCGGATGATGGAGGCCTGGAGGAGCGCGAAGAAGACAGACGAGGGCGCGTTGACCACCGCAGACCTGAACCTGTTTGATAAAGCCGTGTGTGAAGACTCTGTGggggagcaagaggaggaggaaggcggGCTGAAAAAGTGCTACTCCAGCCCCTCTCTGGAGCTGGAGATGGCTCCTCCAACGGTGATCAAAGTCAGACGCAACATCTCTGAAAGACGGACTTATCGCAGAACCATCATCCCCCGATGGGTTAAAGAGGCCTGA
- the pax8 gene encoding paired box protein Pax-8, whose amino-acid sequence MSINSGRGHGGLNQLGGMFVNGRPLPEVIRQRIVDMAHQGVRPCDISRQLRVSHGCVSKILGRYYETGSIKPGVIGGSKPKVATPKVVDKIAEYKRQNPTMFAWEIRDRLLAEGVCDGDTVPSVSSINRIIRTKVQQPFNLPLDGKGLSPGQTLIPSSAVTPPESPQSDSLGSTYSISGLLGIPQPSAEGKRSHDDSDQESCRHSVDSQGSGGVPRKQMRVDHFSAATQHLDCGFDRHHYVPDSFGSASSSKTEQTLYPLSLINGSLDEAKTSSAIGRNLTAHQSYTMVTEPLQSLPLCLKQEMSPEVTSTSPSPNMAASNLAFVELQALQKPVSVSSSSSCGNSNHFPNAFNSFSHHAPVYGQFSSQPIISGRDMVSSTLPGYPPHIPSPAQSGYSSSAITGMVAAGADYTGQTYSHSPYTSYSEAWRFTNSSILGSPYYYSSASRTAPPSAAAYDHL is encoded by the exons ATGTCCATCAACAGTGGAAGAG gtCATGGGGGTCTTAACCAACTAGGTGGAATGTTTGTTAATGGACGCCCGCTTCCGGAGGTGATCCGGCAACGCATCGTGGACATGGCCCACCAGGGGGTTCGGCCCTGCGACATCTCCCGGCAGCTCCGGGTCAGCCACGGCTGCGTCAGCAAGATACTGGGACG TTACTACGAGACAGGCAGCATCAAGCCGGGCGTGATTGGCGGCTCCAAGCCCAAGGTGGCCACCCCGAAGGTTGTGGACAAAATCGCAGAGTATAAGAGGCAGAATCCCACCATGTTCGCCTGGGAAATCAGGGACCGGCTGCTGGCAGAGGGAGTGTGTGACGGCGACACGGTGCCCAGCGTGAGCTCCATTAACAG aataATTCGAACGAAGGTCCAGCAGCCGTTCAATCTGCCTCTGGATGGAAAAGGCCTGAGTCCAGGACAAACCTTAA tccccAGTTCAGCAGTGACCCCTCCCGAGTCTCCACAGTCGGACTCTTTGGGCTCCACTTACTCCATCAGTGGCTTGTTGGGCATCCCCCAACCCAGCGCCGAGGGCAAGAGGAGCCACGATGACA GTGATCAGGAGAGTTGTCGGCACAGTGTGGACTCTCAGGGCAGCGGAGGCGTCCCGAGGAAACAGATGAGGGTGGATCACTTCTCGGCAGCCACGCAACATCTGGACTGTGGGTTCGACCGCCACCACTATGTCCCTGACTCATTTGGCTCAGCCTCCAGCAGCAAGACAGAGCAG ACTTTGTACCCTCTGTCCCTCATCAATGGCAGCCTAGACGAGGCCAAGACCAGCTCCGCCATTGGACGCAATCTGACGGCGCACCAGAGCTACACCATGGTGACTG AGCCCCTACAGTCCCTGCCGCTCTGTCTAAAACAGGAAATGTCCCCAGAAGTGACCAGCACGAGCCCCTCCCCAAACATGGCAGCATCCAACCTGGCGTTCGTAGAGCTGCAGGCGCTGCAGAAGCCCgtttctgtcagcagcagcagcagctgcggCAACTCCAACCATTTCCCCAACGCCTTCAACTCATTCTCCCATCATGCACCAGTGTACGGGCAGTTCAGCAGTCAGCCTATCATCTCAG ggcgTGACATGGTGAGCTCCACCCTGCCAGGCTACCCACCTCACATCCCCTCCCCTGCCCAGTCAGGATACTCCTCCTCTGCCATCACGGGCATGGTAGCAG cCGGTGCAGACTACACAGGTCAGACCTACAGCCATTCGCCCTACACCTCCTACAGCGAAGCCTGGAGGTTCACCAACTCCAGCATACTGG GTTCACCCTATTACTACAGCTCGGCCTCCCGCACCGCTCCACCCTCCGCAGCCGCCTACGACCACCTCTAg